A window of the Paraburkholderia sp. ZP32-5 genome harbors these coding sequences:
- a CDS encoding aldehyde dehydrogenase family protein, which produces METQTDLRHHDLLIDGKRLPPGTGEYSVDINPATEEPIARVAQGSAADVDTAVRAARSALKVWNSIRAAERGRILQRLAGLMRANLEELAALESLDGGKPISAVMRQDIPAAIDTVEYYAGWCDKINGQVVPTRPDALTYTLREPVGVVAAIVPWNFPLMIGMWKIAPALACGCTLIVKPAEITPLTALRIGELALEAGVPPGVLNIVTGKGSVVGDALVSHPGIDKVTFTGSPSVGRGILQGAAGNFKRVTLELGGKSANVIFADANLDNAVRAAASGVFFNTGQVCSAGSRILAHRDVYDEVVERLAARAKSIKVGDPSAKETSMGPLISAAQMKTVLGYVDTGRSEGASLVTGGARVGERGFFVEPTVFANVEHEMRISQEEIFGPVASVIRFNDEADALRIANGTAYSLAAGVWSADLGRVHRVARDLKAGTVWINTYGYTDVRLPWGGSGDSGFGREHGDVAIENFTEPKAVWLAIDQ; this is translated from the coding sequence ATGGAAACTCAAACCGACCTCAGGCACCATGATCTGCTGATCGACGGTAAGCGCCTGCCGCCAGGCACCGGGGAATATTCCGTCGATATCAATCCGGCCACCGAAGAGCCGATCGCACGAGTGGCGCAAGGCAGCGCGGCCGATGTGGATACCGCGGTGCGCGCGGCGCGCAGCGCGCTGAAGGTGTGGAACTCGATCCGAGCCGCTGAACGTGGGCGCATTCTGCAGCGGCTCGCCGGTCTGATGCGCGCCAATCTCGAAGAACTCGCCGCGCTCGAAAGTCTCGACGGCGGCAAACCGATTTCCGCGGTGATGCGCCAGGACATTCCCGCCGCGATCGATACGGTCGAGTATTACGCGGGCTGGTGCGACAAGATCAACGGCCAGGTCGTGCCGACCCGTCCCGATGCGTTGACGTACACGTTGCGCGAGCCGGTTGGCGTGGTCGCCGCGATCGTGCCGTGGAATTTTCCGCTGATGATCGGCATGTGGAAGATCGCGCCGGCGCTCGCGTGCGGCTGCACGCTGATCGTCAAGCCCGCGGAGATCACGCCGCTCACCGCGTTGCGCATCGGCGAACTCGCGCTCGAAGCAGGCGTGCCGCCGGGCGTGCTGAATATCGTGACCGGCAAGGGCAGTGTGGTCGGCGATGCGCTGGTCTCGCATCCGGGCATCGATAAAGTAACGTTCACCGGTTCGCCTTCGGTCGGCCGAGGCATTCTGCAAGGCGCGGCGGGCAACTTCAAACGCGTGACGCTGGAGCTTGGCGGCAAGTCGGCGAACGTGATTTTCGCCGATGCGAATCTCGACAATGCGGTGCGCGCCGCCGCGTCCGGCGTGTTCTTCAATACGGGCCAGGTGTGCTCCGCGGGCTCGCGGATTCTTGCGCATCGCGACGTGTATGACGAAGTCGTCGAACGTCTGGCCGCGCGCGCGAAGTCGATCAAGGTCGGCGATCCGTCGGCGAAGGAAACCTCGATGGGGCCGCTGATTTCCGCCGCGCAGATGAAGACGGTGCTCGGCTATGTCGATACCGGGCGCTCGGAAGGCGCGTCACTTGTCACAGGCGGTGCGCGCGTCGGCGAGCGCGGCTTTTTCGTCGAGCCGACCGTGTTTGCCAATGTCGAGCACGAAATGCGTATTTCGCAGGAAGAGATCTTCGGGCCGGTGGCCAGCGTGATCCGTTTCAACGACGAAGCCGATGCGCTCAGAATCGCCAACGGCACCGCGTATAGTCTCGCGGCCGGCGTGTGGAGCGCGGATCTCGGCCGGGTGCATCGCGTTGCGCGCGATCTGAAGGCGGGCACCGTGTGGATCAATACCTATGGCTATACCGATGTGCGTCTGCCGTGGGGCGGCTCCGGAGATTCGGGTTTCGGCCGCGAGCACGGCGACGTGGCGATCGAGAACTTCACCGAGCCGAAAGCGGTGTGGCTCGCGATCGATCAATAA
- a CDS encoding 2-dehydropantoate 2-reductase, which yields MKICVFGAGAIGGLMGVQLARAGADVSFIARGPHLAAMKEHGARLIMDGETISAPVRCTSDPRELGVQDLVIITLKAHSLPGVVDAMQPLLGKHTAIVTGVNGIPYWYFYQHGGRFAGTRLTSIDPDGSQWTKLGPERAIGCVLYPAAEIVEPGVIKHVYGKKFPIGEPSGERTPRIQQFHEIMQAAGFEAPIRDNIRDEIWLKLWGNLCFNPISALTHSTLDVLTSDPGTRAVSRTMMLEAQRIAEQFGVNFRVDVEKRINGAGAVGAHKTSTLVDLENRRPMEIDPLLTVVQEMGRLVAEPTPTIDVVLALIKLREKMALQGA from the coding sequence ATGAAGATCTGTGTCTTCGGAGCGGGAGCGATTGGCGGTTTGATGGGCGTGCAACTGGCGCGCGCCGGCGCGGATGTGAGCTTTATCGCGCGTGGCCCGCATCTGGCCGCGATGAAAGAGCATGGCGCGCGGCTGATCATGGACGGCGAAACGATCAGCGCACCGGTGCGCTGCACGTCCGATCCGCGTGAGCTCGGTGTGCAGGACCTGGTGATCATCACGCTAAAGGCGCATTCGCTGCCCGGTGTCGTCGATGCGATGCAGCCGCTGCTCGGCAAGCACACGGCGATCGTCACCGGCGTCAACGGCATTCCGTACTGGTACTTCTATCAGCATGGCGGACGCTTCGCCGGCACGCGGCTCACGAGCATCGATCCGGACGGCAGCCAATGGACCAAGCTCGGACCTGAACGCGCGATCGGCTGCGTGCTGTATCCGGCCGCAGAGATCGTCGAGCCCGGCGTAATCAAGCATGTGTATGGCAAGAAATTCCCGATCGGCGAACCGAGCGGCGAGCGCACACCGCGCATTCAGCAATTTCACGAGATCATGCAAGCGGCAGGTTTCGAAGCACCGATTCGCGACAACATTCGCGATGAAATCTGGCTCAAGCTGTGGGGCAATCTGTGCTTCAACCCGATCAGCGCACTGACGCACTCGACGCTCGATGTACTGACCAGCGATCCCGGCACGCGCGCGGTGTCACGCACGATGATGCTCGAAGCACAACGTATTGCCGAGCAGTTCGGTGTGAATTTCCGTGTCGACGTGGAAAAGCGCATCAATGGAGCGGGTGCGGTTGGCGCGCATAAGACATCGACATTGGTCGACCTGGAGAATCGCCGTCCGATGGAAATCGATCCGTTGCTGACAGTCGTGCAGGAAATGGGCCGTCTGGTTGCCGAACCGACGCCGACGATCGACGTAGTACTCGCACTGATCAAGCTGCGCGAGAAAATGGCCTTACAGGGCGCTTGA